Within the Bradyrhizobium ottawaense genome, the region TTCGATTCTGAGCTGGCCGTTTCGGGCGCGTTTGCCAACGTCAGCGATGGCCTTTTCAATTTCGCCGATCGACTTTTGGTCGCAGTCACGCACCACAGGTACTACCAAGCCCCTGTCCGTGCCGACGGCGACGCCGATGTGATAGTAATTCTTGTAGATGATATGGGTCCCGTCGACCTCGGTATTGACAGCCGGAATGTCCTTCAGCGCCTGCACGCAGGCCTTGGTAAAGAAGCCCATGAAACCGAGCTTACTCCCGTGCTTCTTCTCAAACGCATCCTTGTGCTGTGTCCGGACTGCCATGATATAGCTCATGTCGGCCTCGTTGAAGGTCGTTAGCATCGCGGCAGTGTTCTGTACTTCCTTTAGCCGACGCGCGATAGTCTGGCGTAGCCGCGTCAACTTAACGCGCTCTTCGCGTGCGGCATCCTGAGGCGGTGACGGCGTGCGCACCTGCATCGTGGCCACGGGCGGATTAACGGACGTTGACAACCGGGGCGCGTTCCCAATCTCCATCTGCAAATCACTTCTGCTATTGCGGCTGTTTTTAGCGGAACCGGCCCCTGTTTCGGGAACGTAACTGCTTTCACCGGATCTCGGCGGCGCATCGGTCGATCCAAGCTGAGAATGCATGGCATAAGTCTGTGAAGGAGGCGGGGAAGCTGCAGCCTTGGCCGGCGCTTTGGCTGCCTTGGCGTTGGCTCCGACTGGGTTATCAGTGATCTGTCCCAAGAGCGTTCCAACCCCTACGGTTTCGCCATCTTTCGCAAAGATCAGGCCGAGCGTGCCGGCCGAGGGTGCGGGGACTTCGATGGTGATCTTGTCGGTTTCGAGTTCTACGAGTGGTTCATCCTTGGCAACGGCGTCTCCCGCCCTCTTGAACCAGCGGCCGATCGTAGCCTCGGTCACGGATTCGCCGAGCGTCGGAACGCGAACTTCAGTCATTTTTTGTCTCCTCTTCGTCGCGGCTACGCTATCCTGGGCCACGCATCGGTGATTGGAACAGTAAGGAGAAGCCGCGCGTCCATCAGAGATGAATAGCAACTTCGTCCCTCGGAGCTACATTGGGGCCGCGCTCTCATCTGCGCCCGATGTTTAGATTTCATACCGATAGCCGTTGAATCCGGCCGAGCGTCTGCAGAAGCCAGTCGGCCGGCTTGGTTAACGTGCCGGTTTCACCGGTCTTCCTCCATTTCACTCAATGGTGAGTTGTTCTGGCCCAAGCAAGCGCACGCCGATCGATGAAACCGGTCCGGTGAATCGATTTTATGAGACTTCAGGTGGCCTTGGCTGACTAATGAATTGAGCCTACGGCAGTGAAATCGACGCCATTCTGTTCTTACCGCCTCTGGTCCATGCACCCGAACGTCGGGCCACGCGCAGTTGTTACACTGCGCGTTTGTCGTTTGTGCGCACCAGTTTTTTCGTGGTTCGGCCGTGATCGAGAAGACTTCCAGGTCGGGTTTGGCGGGCGCGGCTCAACGAAAGCCGCGGAAGCGATTGTAAGGACGGGCCGTCTTCATTTAGTCGGAACGATCCGTTCACAATCGACCTCCGCGGATTTTACCATCACTATGTCCAGATTTGATCTTGCTACGCTCAGACCTCAGAAGTCGCGATGAACGCGAACGTTTAAGTACGTCGTGCTCTGATTCTTAAACTCATACAGAGCCGTCGGTCTTGGAGCAGTCGCAGTGAACATCGAGCTGCCCGACATCTTCTGGCCAAGGAAGAACGTGCCCACTTCAGCGGAGAACGCTAGGCCCTTGACGGGCGTCCAACGGGTTACCACACCGACCTGCGTGATACTGTAGTCAGGGTTACAGGTGTAGCTACCAACAGAGTTTCCAGCGGCGGCCTGCCCCGCGAAAGTTGCCGCGAAGGCCGCACAGTATGCTCCCTTAGCGGTGGTCGTTCCCAGGCCACGGATGTTATCGTTGGTGCCACCATCATAACGGACAGAGGAGTAGCCTGCCCAGAATCCGCTCGACCAGTATGGATCCCAGTTGTGGTTGAAAGCGCCGCGAATACCCCAAGCATTGGTCAGGACGATTCCACCCGTACCAAACGCACCAGGAAGGTAGACCCCGTCGCTAGTATTACCGAAGCCAACACTGCGGTAGCCAAAACCACTACCGCCGAACATCGCAAAACTTGGCGAACCTCCGCTCGTAGAGATAATATTCTTCGTGTCACCTTTTGCGTAGCTCGCGTCGATCTTGATGTCATCGCCGGCACCAGTTGGTAGGTTTTTGATCTGCAGGGCAGCCATCACCGAGCCGCCCCATTTGTCGTCGGGATGACCACTGATTTCAGACAAGACGGTCGGGACACCACCGGCACCCAGCGTGTTGTAGGAGCCATTCACGAGATGCGCCGCGGCTGAAATCTGGAACATGCCCCAGGCCTGATCGATGCGAATGTTACCGACAATATCGGGGACATGCGTGCCGCCGTAGGCGTTCGTGCCTGCACCAGTAGAACCGACGCCGAGACTGAGATTCCAGAGCGCCGTGCGGTTGAACACGGTGGGGTCGTCGAGACCGATGGTGGCAGACACGCCTTTGTCAAACTGAGCCGTGTACTGAATATTGTTCACGCCGGTGACGGTGTCATGGCCCCCCATCAGAAACGACGAGTTATTGCCCGGATAACCGTGCCAAGGCGTCGCATAGGCCGAGGCAGACTTTCCGAAGGTGAAGCCGGCGAACTGGATGAACACCATTTCAACACCGACATAGCCGCCACCTACCGTATAAAGCTGGGCAGCTGAAGTTCCCGGGGCGGCGAGAACTGCTGGGTTCGTTGTCGGACCACCGAACATGTCGAATTGGAAGTCGCCCTGACCAAAGGTACGAACCACGCCGTATTCTGTCGCGGTACGGGTATCAACCGTCAACGCCATGCGAGAACGGCCGACGTAGTAATCGCGATAGCGATTGCCTTGGCCCAAATCGCCATTGTAAGCAGGTTGGCCGAGCGTACTGCCGTTGAAGTTGTTATCGATGCGTAGATATCCACCCAACTTGATGCAAGTGTCGGTGCCGGGCATATAGTAGAAGCCGGCACCATACAGCGAGCAGACCCTCACGTACTCGACTGCTTTGGCCTTGACCGGAAGATCAGCTGCACTTGCTCCGACTACCCCCGTAAGTATCGCCCCCGAGCTGAGGACAAGGCTCTTAATCATATTCATTTCAACCTCCGAGTTTGCGCTATCGCGAGAGGCCCGGTCCAACGGTTGCAGACTCGGAATAAACATTCTCTCGCCCCCAAAAACTCACCCTTGGACAGTTCAGCAATTCGAACATCGACAGATCGAATTTGAACCAACAAGAGCGGCGAAGGCGGGAATCCCTCAATCGCTTTCGCGACACTGGTCCATTTCACGCGGGAGCAGGGAGGAGACACTGTACACTAGCGCACCGAGAATCAGTTCGGCTGGCTAACGTGTGCTTTTGGAGCATCATATTTGTACGTTCTCGTGCATCTTTGGAGCGGCGATCTACGTCGTGATAAGCCGACTCCGAACGCTCGACCGAAACATGCCCATTGAATTGCCCGCCCGTACGCGTGCAGTTCATAAGCCCGTCCCGAGACTTCAAGATTCCGGCAGACACGCTTCGACTTCTTCGGAAATTTCGCCGGGACTATCTCTCGAGAGCTCTATTAGCGAACACACCCTGCGAGGCCACAGGCAAGGCTCAAGCGGCGTTTGAGCGACTCCCGCAAGAGAAGCGCACGGTGGTTTGCGTCAACACCCCTGGACTTCTCGAACCATTGGTTAACCGGCGAAGAAACGGGGCGCTTCATAATTTGTACTTCGTATCGCGCTCGATTAGTTCGATGGAAATGCCTTGCGGACCCTCGATGAAACACATGCGAACGCCGGGTCGGGCTGTTTGCGGCTCTTTTGTGAATTTGACACCTTTCGCTTTCAACTGGGAGGCGACGAAATCTATATCTTTCACCAATAAGCCAAAATGATCCAACCCGCGACGCGACGGGACCGCTGGAGGATTGGTCACGTTACCTTCTAACGACTCATCCACGAAAATTCTGAGGGCCCCAAACCTCACCTCTATCCGCACAGGCGATCTCACTATTTCCGCTCCGAGAACGCCGGCAAACCAGCGAGCAGTTTCCTCCGCATCTGACGTGAAGATGTGAAGGTGGTCCCAGACGAATTGTGGCGCGGATTCCGGCATGCTTAATCTCGGCTTCTGGTTGTGGCTATCGAACACCGCGAACATTTGACCAATGCTCGCCTTTAAGACGCAGCTTGTTTCATTTCCCCTTTTCAATCCGTTATCAAACGCTGG harbors:
- the odhB gene encoding 2-oxoglutarate dehydrogenase complex dihydrolipoyllysine-residue succinyltransferase: MTEVRVPTLGESVTEATIGRWFKRAGDAVAKDEPLVELETDKITIEVPAPSAGTLGLIFAKDGETVGVGTLLGQITDNPVGANAKAAKAPAKAAASPPPSQTYAMHSQLGSTDAPPRSGESSYVPETGAGSAKNSRNSRSDLQMEIGNAPRLSTSVNPPVATMQVRTPSPPQDAAREERVKLTRLRQTIARRLKEVQNTAAMLTTFNEADMSYIMAVRTQHKDAFEKKHGSKLGFMGFFTKACVQALKDIPAVNTEVDGTHIIYKNYYHIGVAVGTDRGLVVPVVRDCDQKSIGEIEKAIADVGKRARNGQLRIEEMQGGSFTITNGGVYGSLTSTPILNAPQSGILGMHNVQHRAVAIGGNVEIRPMMYLALTYDHRVIDGKEAVTFLTRVKQSLEDPTRLVLDL
- a CDS encoding porin translates to MNMIKSLVLSSGAILTGVVGASAADLPVKAKAVEYVRVCSLYGAGFYYMPGTDTCIKLGGYLRIDNNFNGSTLGQPAYNGDLGQGNRYRDYYVGRSRMALTVDTRTATEYGVVRTFGQGDFQFDMFGGPTTNPAVLAAPGTSAAQLYTVGGGYVGVEMVFIQFAGFTFGKSASAYATPWHGYPGNNSSFLMGGHDTVTGVNNIQYTAQFDKGVSATIGLDDPTVFNRTALWNLSLGVGSTGAGTNAYGGTHVPDIVGNIRIDQAWGMFQISAAAHLVNGSYNTLGAGGVPTVLSEISGHPDDKWGGSVMAALQIKNLPTGAGDDIKIDASYAKGDTKNIISTSGGSPSFAMFGGSGFGYRSVGFGNTSDGVYLPGAFGTGGIVLTNAWGIRGAFNHNWDPYWSSGFWAGYSSVRYDGGTNDNIRGLGTTTAKGAYCAAFAATFAGQAAAGNSVGSYTCNPDYSITQVGVVTRWTPVKGLAFSAEVGTFFLGQKMSGSSMFTATAPRPTALYEFKNQSTTYLNVRVHRDF
- a CDS encoding VOC family protein, with amino-acid sequence MPESAPQFVWDHLHIFTSDAEETARWFAGVLGAEIVRSPVRIEVRFGALRIFVDESLEGNVTNPPAVPSRRGLDHFGLLVKDIDFVASQLKAKGVKFTKEPQTARPGVRMCFIEGPQGISIELIERDTKYKL